The Gehongia tenuis sequence CGGACGCCTGCTCGGTTTTGCATAAGAGGTGATCTTGATGAATGTACTGGAAATCTGCCGTCAGAAATTGCAGGAGGGGGGTCTGCGCCTGACCCGGCAAAGGGAACAGATCCTCGCCGTCATGTGTGAACACCAGGGGGAGCATCTCACCAGGGAGGGGATATCCAATCTGGTTCAGCAGGAATATCCCTCCGTGGGCAAGGCCACGGTGTATCGCACCATCACGGTTTTTGAGAAGCTGGGCATCGTATCCCGCAACAATTTGGACGAGCGGGTGCGCTATGAGCTTGCCGATCCCGCGCAGGCCCATGAGCATCATCATATGATCTGTTTGGCCTGCGGCAAGATTGCAGAAATGCGGGGAGACTTTTTGGAGACCCAGGAGCAGATTCTTCTCAGGGACTATGGATTTCATGTGGTGAACCATCAGCTCAAATTCTATGGGTACTGCCGGGACTGTGCAAAGGAGCAGGAACTATGATCAATTATATTTTGGGCGCGCTCATTTTCGGCGGCGCCGCCTTTGTCGCCTACAAGCAAATCAAGAAACTGAAGCGGGGCAAGGGCTGCGCCTGCGGCTGCGGCGGTTGTGCAATGCGCAGGCAATGCGATAAGAGCGACAAATTGTAAAAGCACTATTTTTGTGTTATAATCGGACGAAATCAAGAAAAAAGGGTGAGGGATACGGAACCAAAGAAACAGACCCATAAAAAGGGCATCACCTGGCTGCTGAATCTTTTGGTGATTCTATGTCTGCTGGGCGCGTTGATCTGCGGCTACCTCTATTTTAAGGATCTGAATGAGGTCAAAGAGGGCGAAGCGGAGTATGAGAAAGTGGATCAGTATGTGGTGGAGACAACGCCGCCCGCTGCAGAGAACGACGTGGAAATTGTTCCGGAACCCTGGCGGATTGCCATCGACTTTGATACCCTGCTTTCGGAGAACTCCGATGCCTGCGGCTGGATTTACATTCCGGAAACGCCGGTCAGCTATCCTGTGGTTCAGGGCAGGGACAACGACGAGTATCTCTACAAAAGCATCTATGGAAACTATTCCGTGTGCGGCAGCATCTTTGCCGATTATCGAAACGCCTTGTTGCCCCGTCTCGCGGACAGCAACACGGTGCTGTACGGACATAACATGGGCGGCAACCGTACGAGCATGTTCTCCAGCCTCCTTGAGTACAAGGAAAAGAGCTATTACGATGCCCATTCCCTGTTGCAATTTGATACGACGGCAGGTACGGGGACTTGGACCATCTTTGCCGCATTCAACTATGATGTTTCGGTAAAGGATGATTTCAGCTATATCCAAACTCAGTTTGCGGATGAGGCGGCCTTTGACAGCTTTGTTTCGGAGGCGAAAAGCCGCACGCCCTACGATACCGGCGTTAAGGTCCAATATGGGGATCGGATTTTGACCCTCAGCACCTGCGACCGCAGCTACAACGGCGCCAACGGCCGTTATGTGGTGATGGCGGTGCTTACCGGGGGAACCCTGTAATAAGACCGTCAAATGCGCTCAGCTTCGGCTGAGCGTTTTTTTATTGGACCGTAAGTTAATCTTAAGAAATTCCTAATTCGTCCTTTCAAAATGAAATCCCATGCTGTGGTTCAATGGTATCAGAAAGCTTGAAAGGAAGAATGCAGTCATGTTGAAAAACATTGCCGTCCTGTTTGGCGGCTGCTCCACGGAATATGAGGTGTCCCTTCAGTCGGCCAGCGCAGTGCTGAAGGCCATCAACCCCGATAAGTACCAAGTGTTTCCCCTGGGTATCACCCGAGAAGGCGAATGGTTTCTCTACAGCGGACCCTTGGCAGGCATCCGGGAGAACCGTTGGTGGAGGGATGAAAAACATCTGGAGCGGGCCGTTCTGTCTCCCGACAGACACACTCACGGACTTACGGCCGCGGGGCGGGAGATTCGGCTGGACGGCGTTTTTCCCGTTCTTCACGGCAAAAACGGCGAGGACGGCACGGTGCAGGGTCTGGCGGAACTTGCGGGTATCCCCGTTATCGGCTGCGACCTTTTGAGCTCCGCTCTTTGTATGGATAAAGCATTCGCCCATGAAGTGGTGGAAAGGGCGGGCATTCCAGTTCCGGCATCGGTGGTGCTGCATGAGGACGATTGGCGGGAACGGCTGCCTGAAATCGAGGGGATGGCTTATCCCTTGTTTATCAAGCCGTCCCGTTCCGGTTCCTCCATTGGGATTACCCGGGTGGAGGAGGAGAACGGACTTGTTCCCGCCATCCAGGAAGCCTTTATCCACGACAACAAGGTGCTGGTGGAGGCTGCGGTGAAGGGGTTTGAGGTGGGTTGCGCCATTTTGGGCGGCCGGGAACTCGTTGTGGGCGAGGTGGATGAGATCGAGCTTACCCATGGTTTTTTCAACTATGGCGAAAAATACACCCTGGCAACCTCCAGAATCCACACCCCAGCCCGGCTGGAGAAATCGGTCCGGCAGCATATTCAGCGAATGGCGGAAAGAATCTATCGGATTCTTGGATGCTCCGGATTTGCCCGAGTGGATCTGTTTTGGACCGGCAAGGAAGCTGTTTTTAATGAGGTGAACACCATTCCGGGCTGCACGGAACACAGCCGGTATCCGGCCATGATGAAAGCGGTGGGCCTCGACTTTCCCGCCATGATTGAAAAGCTGATCGCTGTCTCCCTGGAGGAGAGCCATGCGGGCTAGGGAGGGCAGCGGCGGTTTGGATGCCTTTCGAGTGGCGGCCGCGCTCCTCGTTGTAGCCATTCATACCTCGCCTCTTGAATCGGTGAACGGAACCGCGGATTTTGTGCTGACCCGGATCCTGGCCCGGGTGGCCGTGCCCTTCTTCTTGATGGTTACGGGCTTTTTTCTGTTGCCGGCAATCCGGCGTGGGAAAAAGGGTGTGCTGCGCCATTTCCTTGTCAAGACGGCTATGCTCTATGGGGCCGCAATCCTGATCTACCTGCCGGTGCTTATTTATAATGGTTATTTTGTAAACGAGGGACAACCCTGGCTGTTTTTGAGGGATCTGCTGCTGGAGGGCACCTTCTATCATCTTTGGTACCTGCCCGCCAGCATGCTGGGCATGTTGATCGTTGTGGGGCTCATGAAGTGGTTCCAGGATCGAACGGTGCTTTTTGTTGCGGCGGTTCTCTATGGGGTGGGTCTTTTGGGGGACAGCTACTATGGTTTGACCCAGCAGATCCCGCTGCTCTCGGATTTCTATGGAGCCCTTTTTTCCATAATTGATTACACAAGAAACGGCCTGTTTTATGCGCCTATTTTCCTGTGTCTGGGATTGATGGCCAGGGACATGAGGATTCCCAGATCCGGCCTTGGACTGGGAGCAGGCTTGGCCCTGATGATCATGGAAGGGCTCATGCTGCACCATTTTGCATGGCAGCGCCATGACAGCATGTATTTATGGCTTCCCCTGGTGATGGTGTATCTGTTCGCCTGCCTTCTCAAAGTGCGAAGTCCTGCAAAACCGTTCCTGAGACGATTTTCCATGGCGGTGTACATTCTGCACCCCATGGCTATCGTGCTGGTGCGGGGTGCAGGTAAGGCGCTGCATCTCAAAGGGCTTATGGATATCAGCCCGCTCTACTACCTTGCTGTTGCGGGGCTGTCCGTTCTGGCAGCGGGACTTTATGCGAAGATCGCCGAAAAGGGGAACGACGCTCGGGAGCGTGCCTGGGTGGAGATCAATCTAAGAAATTTATACCACAATGTGGAGGAACTGAAAAAGCTTCTGCCGGAAGGATGCGCCCTTATGGCGGTGGTGAAGGCGAACGCCTACGGCCATGGCGCGGTGGAAATCGCCCGGGCGCTGCATAAAGCGGGCATAACGGCATACGCTACAGCTACGGCGGAGGAAGGGGTACAGCTGCGGAAAAGGGGCATCCGCGGAGATATCCTGGTTTTAGGCTATACGCCGGCCAGCGAGCGGAAAAAGCTGAGAAAATACCGGCTCATACAGACCGTAGCCGACAGCGACCACGCAAGAGCCCTCTCCGGAAAGAAGCCGATTCGGGCGCATGTGGCTGTGGATACGGGCATGCACCGGCTGGGAGAGGATTATGCCAGGATTGACGAACTTTGCACGATTTACCTTGAAGCCGGACTCAAGGTGGAAGGGCTCAGCACCCATCTATGTGCGGCGGACAGTACCAAGGAGGAAGATATCCTTTTTACCTACCGCCAGATCGAACGTTTCTGGCAGGTGGTAAAGGCGCTGAAGGCGCGAGGCGTGGAGCCCGGAAAGCTCCATTTTCAGAGCACCTACGGTCTTCTCAACTACGATGGCACCGGATGCGCCTATGCCCGGGTTGGAATCGCTCTGTACGGCGTTTTAAGCTCGCCGAATGGTCTGGTAAGGTCCGAGCTGGACCTTCGGCCTGTCCTTAGCTTAAAAGGCAAAATAGGGGCCATCCGCGAGATTGAGGAAGGGGAGACCCTGGGTTATGGCAGAGCCTATCGGGCCAAAGAAAAAATGACAGCGGCGGTGGTGACGCTGGGCTATGCGGATGGAATTCCCCGGGGGCTGACCGGCGAAGCCCTGGTCCATGGCCGGCGGGTGCCCATCGTGGGACGCATCTGTATGGATCAGCTCACTTTGGATGTGTCGGGGATTGAGGACGTGAAGGCTGGAGATGTGGTAACGCTGATTGGCCGGGACGGCGAAGCCTTTATTTCGGCGGAAGAGGCGGCGGCGGGAGCCGGAACCATTACCAACGAACTATTGAGCAGGCTTGGACCGCGTCTCGGCAGGGTGGTCCTATCCTGATGGTAAAAAGCGCACCCCACATTTTAGTGAGGTGCGCTTCACCGTTGGTGCCGAAGACCGGGATCGAACCGGTACGGGAGGTTAGTCCCGCAGGATTTTAAGTCCTGTGCGTCTGCCAATTTCGCCACTCCGGCCGAACGTATTTATTTTACTTCGGCCGGAAGGGTCTTGTCAACAGCGTCGGCACTGACTGTTCCAGTCGGTCCGTCCACCCTGTGGAAACAGGGGCCGGCGGAAGAATTCGCTGCAGCAGCCCGCATTGCAGTGGGAGCCGGGCCGAGGGCAGGGCCGCTCAAAGCCGCAGCTTGAGTTCATCCGAGCATAAGCTTCCACCACCACTTTGGCGGCAAGGTCCACCGAAACACAGCAATTCCGAACGGGATAACAACCCCGTGGAATCATCAGCTTGACACTGGCGCGCACGTTGAAATCCCGGCAGCGTGGTACGCATACCACAGCGTCAATGGGCAGTTCAATCTCACCTTTGATGCAGCAGGGCCGGCAGCTGCCCGGCGGGCAGTAAGCCACTTCCACCGGTACACAGACTCTGCCCTTGACGCAGAATTTTCCGCATCCGATGCTGCAGATATTGAGTCCATGTATGGGTGCTTCCTCCACGCAGCCCGTACCCTTGATGATTTCTATCTCGCAGCAGGCGTTAGGCATGGCTTGAAGCCGCATGGGCACTTGGCAATAGCGTTCCTCAAAGAACACCGCGTCCAGCACCTGACAGGGCCAATTCGGTTCCGGACAGCAGGGCCAGGGCGTGGGGCGCCAGGGGGAGGGTTCGGGACAGCAATTGGACTTGGCGCTCGAGATGCACGGATCGCGGCGGCAAGGATCTTGACAATCATAGAAGAACATGATGGGTCCTCCTTCTCAGTTCGTAATGGATCGGGTACTTATGGTATTATATGTGGCGAAATAGGCAATGGTTCTATTGAGGTGTTGATCCCCGGATATGCCTTGGTTGCGCCAATTGGATTGACGGGGTATAATAGTAAAGTTATATGTGTCCGGAAATTAACATAATCAAAAAGGAGGGAAGCTTTTGGCTTCAAAAGGAAAAAAACTGAAGATCATGTTCCTGGGCGGTTTGGATGAGATCGGAAAGAATATGACCGCAATGGAATATGGCGATGATATCATCGTGATTGATAGCGGGGTTCGCTTTCCGGAAGAGGAAATGCTGGGAATCGACCTTGTGATCCCGGATATCAGCTATCTGGTGAAAAACCAGCATAAGGTGCGGGGATTCGTAATCACCCACGGCCACGAGGACCATATCGGGGCCGTTCCCTATGTGATTCGTCAGGTGAATGCCCCCATCTATGGTTCCAATCTGGCCCTTGCGCTCATTGAAAACAAGCTCAAGGAACACCGCATCACAAACGCCAAACTGAATCGTGTGAAGGCGGGGGACAAGCTGCAGCTGGGTTCGTTTAACATCGAGTTTATTCACGTAAACCACAGCATCAACGATGCGTTTGCGCTGGCGATCCACACCCGTGTGGGCACGATCATCCACAGCGGCGATTTCAAGGTGGATTTTACACCGGTGCATGGCACCGAGCCCATCAATCTCCGCAAGTTTGGCGAATTGGGCGAGAAGGGCGTGCTAGCCCTGCTGATGGAGAGCACCAATGTGGAGCGGCCGGGGTACTCGCTGTCCGAGCAGAAGGTGGGTGAGTCCTTCCGCAACCTGTTTAAGGATGCCAAGGGAAGGATCATCGTGGCAACCTTCTCTTCCAACGTGGACCGGATTCAGCAGATCGTGGACGCGGCGGTGATGCTGGACCGCAAGGTATTCTTTGCGGGGCGGAGCGTGGAGACCATCTACCGCATCGCCACGGAACTCGGCGTGCTTAAAATTCCCAAGGGATACGCCGGCAATATTGATCAGATCAACAACCACAAGGATGATAAGATAGTGCTGGTTACCACGGGCAGCCAGGGCGAACCCATGAGCGGCCTTGTGCGCATGGCCAATGATGAACACCAAAAGGTGGGCATCAAGCAGGGGGATCTGGTGGTCCTTTCCGCTTCGCCCATTCCCGGCAACGAGAAAGGCGTCAGCCGTGTGATTGACCAGCTCTTCCGCAAAGGCGCCAATGTGATCTATGAATCGCTGAACGAAGTGCATGCGTCCGGACACGCCTGCCGTGAAGAGCTTAAACTGATTCATACGCTGGTGCAGCCCAAATATTTTATCCCCATTCATGGGGAGCACCGCCATTTGATGCGTCATGCACAGCTGGCTGAGTCGCTGGGCATGCCCAAGGAAAATATCTTTGTTGCGGAGAACGGCGCCTGTATTGAGATGAATCGGAATTTTGCCCGGTTGGGCAATCCCATTCCCACCGGCGCGGTCCTGATCGACGGCCTGGGTGTGGGCGATGTAGGCAACGTGGTGCTCCGCGATCGCCAGCATCTTTCCCAGGACGGCCTGGTGGCGGTGGTGATGACCTTGTCCAAGGAGAACCGGCAGCTCATTTCCGGCCCCGATATCATCTCGAGAGGCTTTGTATTTGTCAAAGAATCGGAGGAGCTCATCGAAAATGCCAAGGATGTGGTGAGGGATGTCTTGGCGGAGACCAGCGGACAGAAGATGACCGATTGGTCTGCGATCAAAATGTCCATCCGCACCAAACTGCGCAACTATTTCTTTGATCAAACCAAGCGCAGTCCCATGATTCTGCCGATCATCATTGAGATCTAGAAGATAGAAAGAGGCTAAGGGGGTAGCCGCCATGCAGTGGATGGCGACGCTGATCGTGTGTATGGCTGCGGGTATCGGCGTGGGCATTGTCTTGATGCGCCGCAGGGTGAAGAAATTCAGTGCCGACCGCTGGATCGGACCGCTGCTTTATGGATTGCTCTTCTTATTGGGCATTTCCCTTGGAACCAAGCTGGAAGCCATTGATTCAGTGGGGGAGCTGGCGCTTGAGGCGCTGGCTCTTGCCGCCGCTTCGCTTCTGGGCAGCGCGGGCGTTACCTTTTTCGTCATCAGGCTTTTGGATCGGAAAAAGGGGAGGGCCGCCCATGAAGATGACGCTTAAGATCGTGCTCAGCATAGGCCTTGGCGTGGCTGCCGGCCGGCTTCTCCCCCTTGAGCAATACGCGGGGCTCGTGGATGACCTGGTATCCTTTGGCATCTCAATCCTGGTCTTTTTGGTGGGATGCTCCATTGCCCAAAGCGAGGGCACCCTTCTCGCCTTCCGCAAGCTCAATTTTAGATTGCTGGTTACCCCTCTCTCCGTGATCTTTGGCAGCCTTCTGGGCTCCTTAATCATGGGTTTTCTCTTTGCCATGGCGCCCCATGAATCCATGGCGGTGGGGGCGGGCTTTGGCTGGTACACCCTTTCCGGGGTACTCATTGGACAAAGCGATCCGGTCCTTGGCAGCGTGGCGCTTTTAGCCAATGTTTTCCGTGAAATTATGGCTTTTGTGCTCATCCCCGTTTTGGGAACGAGGCTTCCAAAGGAAGTGGCCGTTTCCACCGCCGGGGCCACGGCTATGGATACCACTCTGCCCGTTATCGTCAAGGCTTGCGGCGTCAAGGCCACTTTGACGGCGGTGGTCAGCGGGATCCTGCTGTCCATGGTGGTGCCGCTATTGGTACCGCTCATTTATGGCATGACTTGACAGTTTTAATCCTTTTTTAAAGGATTCGTAACGGGCAGGGCCGGCGATTCCTTGCTTGTTTGTCCATAAAAAGATATAATGGTCTCAAATCATTTGGTGATATGGAGGGATTGGATGCCTGAAGTCAAAATTGCACCTGGCAAGTCCAACCAAACCTCAAAATCTAAACCTTCCCAAACGAAGCCGAGCCACGGTGAGACCGCGGTTCGTTCAGTGTGGAAGGTTGTTCGCGCCATTTTGGTGTTTATCACCAGCCTGGTGCTGGTGGTGGGCGTGGTTTACCAGGGCTGGCAGTTCGTCTACAATCGTTATTTCGCGCCCAGTGACGCCAGCGACAACACGCCGGTGATGGTCAGCATCTCCCGGGGATCTTCCATCAACACGGTGGCCAGCGCCCTGTACGAGGCGGGCGTGGTGCGAAACAAGGGTATTTTCAAGTACTATGTGGAGCTCACCGATCGGGGAGCGGATCTGAAAGCGGGCAACTATCAGCTGAGCCGTGGCATGACCATGGATGAGATCATCAGCGAGCTCACCAGCGGCGAGGCTTCCAG is a genomic window containing:
- the srtB gene encoding class B sortase, which translates into the protein MRDTEPKKQTHKKGITWLLNLLVILCLLGALICGYLYFKDLNEVKEGEAEYEKVDQYVVETTPPAAENDVEIVPEPWRIAIDFDTLLSENSDACGWIYIPETPVSYPVVQGRDNDEYLYKSIYGNYSVCGSIFADYRNALLPRLADSNTVLYGHNMGGNRTSMFSSLLEYKEKSYYDAHSLLQFDTTAGTGTWTIFAAFNYDVSVKDDFSYIQTQFADEAAFDSFVSEAKSRTPYDTGVKVQYGDRILTLSTCDRSYNGANGRYVVMAVLTGGTL
- the vanT gene encoding serine racemase VanT catalytic subunit — encoded protein: MRAREGSGGLDAFRVAAALLVVAIHTSPLESVNGTADFVLTRILARVAVPFFLMVTGFFLLPAIRRGKKGVLRHFLVKTAMLYGAAILIYLPVLIYNGYFVNEGQPWLFLRDLLLEGTFYHLWYLPASMLGMLIVVGLMKWFQDRTVLFVAAVLYGVGLLGDSYYGLTQQIPLLSDFYGALFSIIDYTRNGLFYAPIFLCLGLMARDMRIPRSGLGLGAGLALMIMEGLMLHHFAWQRHDSMYLWLPLVMVYLFACLLKVRSPAKPFLRRFSMAVYILHPMAIVLVRGAGKALHLKGLMDISPLYYLAVAGLSVLAAGLYAKIAEKGNDARERAWVEINLRNLYHNVEELKKLLPEGCALMAVVKANAYGHGAVEIARALHKAGITAYATATAEEGVQLRKRGIRGDILVLGYTPASERKKLRKYRLIQTVADSDHARALSGKKPIRAHVAVDTGMHRLGEDYARIDELCTIYLEAGLKVEGLSTHLCAADSTKEEDILFTYRQIERFWQVVKALKARGVEPGKLHFQSTYGLLNYDGTGCAYARVGIALYGVLSSPNGLVRSELDLRPVLSLKGKIGAIREIEEGETLGYGRAYRAKEKMTAAVVTLGYADGIPRGLTGEALVHGRRVPIVGRICMDQLTLDVSGIEDVKAGDVVTLIGRDGEAFISAEEAAAGAGTITNELLSRLGPRLGRVVLS
- a CDS encoding Fur family transcriptional regulator, with protein sequence MNVLEICRQKLQEGGLRLTRQREQILAVMCEHQGEHLTREGISNLVQQEYPSVGKATVYRTITVFEKLGIVSRNNLDERVRYELADPAQAHEHHHMICLACGKIAEMRGDFLETQEQILLRDYGFHVVNHQLKFYGYCRDCAKEQEL
- a CDS encoding lysine exporter LysO family protein; its protein translation is MKMTLKIVLSIGLGVAAGRLLPLEQYAGLVDDLVSFGISILVFLVGCSIAQSEGTLLAFRKLNFRLLVTPLSVIFGSLLGSLIMGFLFAMAPHESMAVGAGFGWYTLSGVLIGQSDPVLGSVALLANVFREIMAFVLIPVLGTRLPKEVAVSTAGATAMDTTLPVIVKACGVKATLTAVVSGILLSMVVPLLVPLIYGMT
- a CDS encoding ribonuclease J; the protein is MASKGKKLKIMFLGGLDEIGKNMTAMEYGDDIIVIDSGVRFPEEEMLGIDLVIPDISYLVKNQHKVRGFVITHGHEDHIGAVPYVIRQVNAPIYGSNLALALIENKLKEHRITNAKLNRVKAGDKLQLGSFNIEFIHVNHSINDAFALAIHTRVGTIIHSGDFKVDFTPVHGTEPINLRKFGELGEKGVLALLMESTNVERPGYSLSEQKVGESFRNLFKDAKGRIIVATFSSNVDRIQQIVDAAVMLDRKVFFAGRSVETIYRIATELGVLKIPKGYAGNIDQINNHKDDKIVLVTTGSQGEPMSGLVRMANDEHQKVGIKQGDLVVLSASPIPGNEKGVSRVIDQLFRKGANVIYESLNEVHASGHACREELKLIHTLVQPKYFIPIHGEHRHLMRHAQLAESLGMPKENIFVAENGACIEMNRNFARLGNPIPTGAVLIDGLGVGDVGNVVLRDRQHLSQDGLVAVVMTLSKENRQLISGPDIISRGFVFVKESEELIENAKDVVRDVLAETSGQKMTDWSAIKMSIRTKLRNYFFDQTKRSPMILPIIIEI
- the vanG gene encoding D-alanine--D-serine ligase VanG; the encoded protein is MLKNIAVLFGGCSTEYEVSLQSASAVLKAINPDKYQVFPLGITREGEWFLYSGPLAGIRENRWWRDEKHLERAVLSPDRHTHGLTAAGREIRLDGVFPVLHGKNGEDGTVQGLAELAGIPVIGCDLLSSALCMDKAFAHEVVERAGIPVPASVVLHEDDWRERLPEIEGMAYPLFIKPSRSGSSIGITRVEEENGLVPAIQEAFIHDNKVLVEAAVKGFEVGCAILGGRELVVGEVDEIELTHGFFNYGEKYTLATSRIHTPARLEKSVRQHIQRMAERIYRILGCSGFARVDLFWTGKEAVFNEVNTIPGCTEHSRYPAMMKAVGLDFPAMIEKLIAVSLEESHAG
- a CDS encoding LysO family transporter, yielding MQWMATLIVCMAAGIGVGIVLMRRRVKKFSADRWIGPLLYGLLFLLGISLGTKLEAIDSVGELALEALALAAASLLGSAGVTFFVIRLLDRKKGRAAHEDDA
- a CDS encoding FeoB-associated Cys-rich membrane protein → MINYILGALIFGGAAFVAYKQIKKLKRGKGCACGCGGCAMRRQCDKSDKL